One genomic window of Mucilaginibacter sp. SJ includes the following:
- a CDS encoding M20/M25/M40 family metallo-hydrolase codes for MKHIYHYTCNNLWNKARPFVLGMLLCSGIASAQSTNPVINSIMTEETTNSQLEKLAHELFDGIGPRLVGTPQMKQANDWAVAKYKSWDIQAKNEKWGEWRGWERGISHIDMVSPRVKSLEGTQLAWSPGMGKKTTTAEVIILPDVADSAAFQQWLPNVKGKFVMISMLQPTGRPDYNWQEFALKESFDKMKAERTAQTDAWKKRISKTGFTNKTLPIALENAGAAGILTNNWSAGFGVDKIFAAYTKIVPTVDIALEDYGMLYRLSESGNKPVISIHCESKELGVVPTFNTIAEIKGSEKPNEYVMLSAHFDSWDGGTGATDNGTGTLTMMEAMRLLKKFYPHPKRTILVGHWGSEEEGLNGSRAFVEDHPEIVSNLQALFNQDNGTGRVVNLTGQGFVEAKDYLSRWLAAVPDTIKNRIKTVFPGQPGGGGSDFASFVAVGAPGFSLGSLNWSYGSYTWHTNRDTYDKVVFDDLKNNAILAAIMVYMASEDPQKTVNTKTEGIKWPAQVKATRRGGLDK; via the coding sequence ATGAAACATATTTACCATTATACCTGCAACAACCTTTGGAACAAGGCAAGGCCTTTTGTTTTGGGCATGCTGCTTTGCAGCGGCATAGCTTCGGCACAATCAACTAACCCGGTTATTAACAGCATCATGACCGAAGAAACCACCAACTCTCAACTGGAAAAGCTGGCGCATGAGCTGTTTGATGGTATCGGCCCCCGTTTGGTTGGTACGCCGCAAATGAAACAGGCAAACGACTGGGCAGTTGCTAAATACAAAAGCTGGGACATCCAGGCAAAAAACGAAAAATGGGGCGAATGGCGCGGCTGGGAACGAGGGATCTCGCATATTGATATGGTATCGCCAAGGGTAAAATCCTTAGAAGGCACCCAACTGGCCTGGAGCCCGGGCATGGGTAAAAAGACCACCACTGCCGAGGTAATTATTCTGCCGGACGTGGCTGACTCAGCAGCCTTTCAACAATGGCTCCCCAATGTAAAGGGTAAATTTGTAATGATCTCCATGCTGCAGCCAACCGGCAGGCCCGATTATAACTGGCAGGAGTTTGCCCTGAAGGAATCATTTGACAAAATGAAAGCCGAACGCACCGCCCAAACCGATGCCTGGAAAAAACGCATCAGCAAAACCGGGTTTACCAATAAAACTTTGCCCATAGCATTAGAAAATGCCGGCGCGGCAGGTATCCTGACCAATAACTGGTCGGCAGGTTTTGGGGTTGATAAGATCTTTGCTGCCTATACCAAAATTGTCCCTACGGTTGATATTGCATTAGAAGATTATGGTATGCTTTACCGCTTGAGCGAATCGGGCAACAAGCCGGTGATCAGCATCCATTGTGAATCAAAAGAATTAGGCGTAGTGCCAACCTTTAATACCATTGCCGAAATCAAAGGAAGCGAAAAACCCAACGAGTATGTAATGCTGAGCGCTCACTTTGATTCGTGGGATGGCGGCACAGGCGCTACCGATAACGGTACAGGTACCCTAACCATGATGGAAGCGATGCGCCTGCTTAAAAAATTCTATCCGCATCCAAAACGTACCATACTGGTAGGCCATTGGGGCAGCGAAGAGGAAGGTCTGAACGGCTCACGTGCCTTTGTTGAAGACCATCCAGAAATTGTTAGCAATCTGCAAGCCCTGTTTAACCAGGATAACGGCACCGGCCGCGTGGTAAACCTTACCGGCCAGGGCTTTGTTGAAGCTAAGGATTATTTAAGCAGATGGCTTGCCGCTGTACCGGATACTATCAAAAACCGGATCAAAACTGTATTTCCTGGTCAGCCAGGCGGTGGCGGGTCTGATTTTGCATCGTTTGTAGCTGTTGGTGCGCCTGGCTTTTCTTTGGGTTCACTTAACTGGTCGTACGGATCATATACCTGGCACACCAACCGCGATACTTATGATAAAGTTGTTTTTGACGATCTGAAAAACAACGCCATTTTAGCTGCAATCATGGTTTACATGGCAAGTGAAGATCCACAAAAAACCGTTAATACTAAAACCGAAGGCATTAAATGGCCGGCACAGGTTAAGGCAACGCGCCGGGGCGGATTGGATAAGTAG